The region CAATTAATAGATGATGAAAATATAAGAGAAGCTATACTTTTATCAACCTGTAATAGAGTTGAGATTATAACAGCAGTTAATAATACAAGTAAAGCTTCAAAATCAATAATAAAAAAATTAAGTAATTATTCAAAAATAGATTTTGAAGATTTATATGATAGAGCAGATATTTATGAAAATGATGGAGCTATTCACCATCTTTTTTCAGTAGCTTCTGCTCTTGATTCTTTAGTTATAGGTGAAACACAAATTGTTGGACAGTTAAAAGATGCATTTAGATTTTCTTTGGCAAAAAATTACTGTGAGCAAAAATTACCTAGAGCTTTGCATTACTCTTTTAAATGTGCAGCTGCAGTTAGAAATGCGACAAGTTTAGGAACAGGTTCTGTTTCTGTTGCAAGTACAGCTGTAGCAAAAGCAAAAGAGATTATAAAAAATACTGCTGGAGTAAAAGCATTAGTAATTGGTGCGGGTGAGATGAGTGAACTTACTATAAAACACCTTTTAAGTGCAGGCTTTGATGTTATCCTAACAAGTAGGGATATTAAAAAAGCACAAATTTTAGCAGATACTTTTGAAGAACATATAAAAGTTGAAGAATATTCTAAATTAGAAGAGTTATTAAACGAAACACCAGTTATGATTACTGCAACATCTGCACCTTATCCAATTATAACTCAAAATATGACACATGAATGTAGTTTTGAAAGATATTGGTTTGATATTGCAGTTCCAAGGGATATTGATGATATTGAATCTTCTAATTTAATGATATACTCAGTTGACGATTTACAAGATATAGTAAATAGCAATATGAGTTTAAGAGCAGAACAGGCTAAAACAGCTTATTCAATTGTAAATAAAATGTCATTAGAGTTTTTTGAATGGTTGAAATCTTTAGAGATTGAACCAGTTGTAAAACATATGTATACTAAAGCGGATGAGATTATAGAAAAAAAACTTAATAATGCTATGAAAAAAGGTTTTATAAACAGAGATGATGAAGAGAATATTAGAAAACTTTGTCAAACTGTAATAAATGAATATCTACATCTTCCCCAAAAGCAGATTAAAACTCTATCAAAAGATAATCAATGTGATATTGTAGTAGGAACAGTACAATCAATATTTGGACTAAGTTCAGATGCAAATATGTTAAATATTCATAATTGCGATAAATTTAAAATAAATTAATAGGATATAATAAATGAAATTTTCTCAAATGTTTATACCAACAACTAAAGAGACACCAAACGATGCAACACTACCATCTCATCAATTTTTATTAAGAGGTGGATTTATAAATCAAACTGGCGCAGGAATTTATAATTTTATGCCTTTAGGAAAAATAGTTTTAGACAAAATTAGAGCTGTAGTTAAAGAAGAGATGGATAATGCAGGTGCAAATGAAGTTTTAATGAGTTTTGTTACACCTCTTGAACTTTGGGAACAATCAGGTCGTTCAGTTGCTATGGGACCTGAGTTACTAAAATTTAAAGATAGAAAAAATGCAGGTTTTGTTTTATCTCCAACAAATGAAGAAACTGTAGTTGATATTGTTAAAAATAGAATAACTTCTTATAAAGATTTACCAATAAATTTATATCATATTAATACAAAATTTAGAGATGAAGCAAGACCTAGATTTGGGCTTATGAGAGGTAGAGAATTTCTAATGAAAGATGCATATTCTTTCCATGATTCACATGAAGATTTAGTTAGAGAATTTAATGTGATGGAAGAAGCATATAAAAAAGTTTATGAAAGATTAGGATTAGAGTTTAGAGTTGTTGAAGCAGATAGTGGAGCTATTGGTGGAAGTGGTTCTAAAGAGTTTATGATTCTTGCAAATTCAGGTGAAGATACAATTGTTGTATGTGATTCTTGTGCTTATGGTGCAAATATTGAAGCAGCAAAAAGAAAACCAAATAAAAAAGAAAAATTAGAAACTAAAGCTTTAGAAAAAGTTGAAACACCAAATTGTAAAACAATTGCTGAGGTTAGTGAATTCTTAAACGCTGATTCTTTCTATTCAATGAAAGCGGTTATGAAAAAAGCAATTTATGAAGAATCATCAGAAGTTGTTTTATTTTTTGTAAGAGGGACAGATGAACTAGAAGAAACAAAAGCATGTAATGCAGCTGATGCACTTGATT is a window of Halarcobacter sp. DNA encoding:
- a CDS encoding proline--tRNA ligase, with protein sequence MKFSQMFIPTTKETPNDATLPSHQFLLRGGFINQTGAGIYNFMPLGKIVLDKIRAVVKEEMDNAGANEVLMSFVTPLELWEQSGRSVAMGPELLKFKDRKNAGFVLSPTNEETVVDIVKNRITSYKDLPINLYHINTKFRDEARPRFGLMRGREFLMKDAYSFHDSHEDLVREFNVMEEAYKKVYERLGLEFRVVEADSGAIGGSGSKEFMILANSGEDTIVVCDSCAYGANIEAAKRKPNKKEKLETKALEKVETPNCKTIAEVSEFLNADSFYSMKAVMKKAIYEESSEVVLFFVRGTDELEETKACNAADALDLEDASEEEVIAAGLVPGFCGIVDLPKDIKVYVDIELKEDNNLVCGANEENYHFTGVDLTSMELQYADLVAVQEGDSCPCCDGKLSYTKGIEAGHIFQLGTKYSEAMDAKFLDANGKAQPFVMGCYGIGVSRLVAAVIEQHHDEKGCIWTKQTAPFMVDVIVSNGKKENELEAGMNIYNSLKQAGIETIIDDRKQQRFGFKMGDFELIGFPYAVVVGKKLQDGLVEVVDRKTLEKTEVKVEEVVEYLINKIK
- the hemA gene encoding glutamyl-tRNA reductase: MSYLSISFSHKNTDIQTREKLAFPNEENKDRFLKQLIDDENIREAILLSTCNRVEIITAVNNTSKASKSIIKKLSNYSKIDFEDLYDRADIYENDGAIHHLFSVASALDSLVIGETQIVGQLKDAFRFSLAKNYCEQKLPRALHYSFKCAAAVRNATSLGTGSVSVASTAVAKAKEIIKNTAGVKALVIGAGEMSELTIKHLLSAGFDVILTSRDIKKAQILADTFEEHIKVEEYSKLEELLNETPVMITATSAPYPIITQNMTHECSFERYWFDIAVPRDIDDIESSNLMIYSVDDLQDIVNSNMSLRAEQAKTAYSIVNKMSLEFFEWLKSLEIEPVVKHMYTKADEIIEKKLNNAMKKGFINRDDEENIRKLCQTVINEYLHLPQKQIKTLSKDNQCDIVVGTVQSIFGLSSDANMLNIHNCDKFKIN